Part of the Oncorhynchus nerka isolate Pitt River unplaced genomic scaffold, Oner_Uvic_2.0 unplaced_scaffold_2825, whole genome shotgun sequence genome is shown below.
TTCTCCTATTGAAGAGATTCACGTTGACTATCCAACAGCTCGGTTTAGCTGTGAATACGTCACCAGTCTGAGGGAAGGGATGTAGTCTACCACCTCAGGTCCAGTGGTGTTCTAAATGTTGAACATGATGCCCTTTTAATTCCTCATGTTTATCCTTTTCCCCCCCAAAGGGGCCAAGAGAGAGCTGGCTTTCTCCGAACAGAACAGAACTGTTTTAGATCAGTGTGGTTGTGTGTCCAGAGGTAGCCAGCCGTGCagcctctggtctgttctctcttcgCTCTCCCCGTGGTCTCAGcagctctctctcagtctccgtctctccccatctctctccgtctctccgctcacatctctgtcagacagacacaaacaaacgCACAGTCATTAGCATGCAGCAGTCTGGTACAGATGCCGAGAACAGTTATGATTCATCGGGAACAGCacttatctgtatgtgtgtgtgagtcggcgtgcatgtctgtgtgtgtgtgtgtgtgtgtttgtgtgtgtgcgcgtgtgcgcatgtgcgtgtgtgtatgtgtgcgggcgtgtgtgtgtgtgtgtgtgtgtgtgtgtgtgtgtgtgtgtgtgtatcttcgtCTCTGTGTGTTCTCAAACAGCACTGCCTCTCTGCTGATAGTGGTAAGATAGTCAtgtactatagactactatcacTGGAGGGTGTGTAGATAGCCCACCTCAACCCTGCAGACATGGCATTTAGACACTAGAGGAGATCTGGGATTCAGCTGGATACTGCATTTAGACACTAGAGGAGATCTGGGATTCAGCTGGATACTGCATTTATTCACTAGAGGAGATCTGGGATTCAGCTGGATACTGCATTTAGACACTAGAGGAGATCTGGGATTCAGCTGGATACTGCATTTATTCACTAGAGGAGATCTGGGATTCAGCTGGATACTGCATTTAGACACTAGAGGAGATCTGGGATTCAGCTGGATACTGCATTTATTCACTAGAGGAGATCTGGGATTCAGCTGGATACTGCATTTAGACACTAGAGGAGATCTGGGATTCAGCTGGATACTGCATTTAGACACTAGAGGAGATCTGGGATTCAGCTGGATACTGCATTTAGACACTAGAGGAGATCTGGGATTCAGCTGGATACTGCATTTAGACACTAGAGGAGATCTGGGATTCAGCTGGATACTGCATTTAGACACTAGAGGAGATCTGGTATTCAGCTGGATACTGCATTTAGACACTGGGGGAGCTGTGATGCAGCTGGATACTGCATTTATTCACTAGAGGAGATCTGTGATTCAGCTGGATACTGCATTTAGACACTAGAGGAGCTGTGATTCAGCTGGATACTACAAGGATGAGACCCAGTTtgagttccaaatggcaccctattccctcataGGGCTTTATTacctcatagggctctggtcaaaagtagtgcactatgctgCTTGTAGGTTACTGGCTACTAGCTGCTCTACATGTTAGCATCTCAATGGAAAAGGAAATCGATAATATTAAAGGCCTAACTAGCAGTAAATAAATGAATCATATTAAAGGCATATAGAAAATAAACTGCATGATACACTGACCTCAGCTGGCATTGAAACACTAGACTAAAGAGATAGAAATACTAGACTAAAGAGATAGAAACACTAGACTAAAGAGATAGAAACACTAGACTAAAGAGATAGAAACACTAGACTAAAGAGATTGAAACACTAGACTAAAGATATATAAAGAGATTCAAACACTAGACTAAAGATATATAAAGAGATTGAAACACTAGACTAAAGATATATAGCGATTGAAACACTAGACTAAAGATATATAAAGAGATTGAAACACTAGACTAAAGATATATAGAGATTGAAACACTAGACTAAAGATATATAGAGATTGAAACACTAGACTAAATATATATAAAGAGATTGAAACACTAGACTAAAGATATATAGAGATTGAAACACTAGACTAAAGATATATAGAGATTGAAACACTAGACTAAATATATATAAAGAGATTGAAACACTAGACTAAAGATATATAAGGAGATTGAAACACTAGACTAAAGATATATAAAGAGATTGAAACACTAGACTAAAGAGATATAAAGAGATTGAAACACTAGACTAAAGATATATAAAGAGATTGAAACACTAGACTAAAGAGATAGAAACACTAGACTAAAGAGATAGAAACACTAGACTAAAGAGATATAAAGAGATAGAAACACTAGACTAAATATATATAAGGAGATTGAAACACTACActagagatatataaagagattgAAACACTAGACTAAAGATATATAAAGAGATTGAAACACTAGACtaaagatatatagagagattgAAACACTAGACTAAAGAGATATAAAGAGATTGAAACACTAGACTAAAGATATATAAAGAGATTGTCCAGCTGTGGGGTATTTGTGTTTTGTTTTGAGATGCATACCAGCAAGTTCCCGGTCCAAACTGTCAATGAATCTCTGTAGGTCTCCTGTGTCTCCCATTCTGGCTGAAGAGAAAATGGAGAGCATGTGAGAATGGAGAAAAAGAGAGTGGttgaatggaacatttctgtggagagatgcagcagtagcAGCTCTATGTTCACTGGCATTTCCTCCTTTGGATCAGAGCAGGAAATGGGATCCAACTCCCAGAATTATATAAGAagaatctgcatcccaaatgacaccctattccctagagcccttagggccctggttaaatgtagtggactatataggaaatagggtaccatttggaacaCAATGAAGGAGTCAGGACACAACCCCTGGTTTAACCAAGATGGAAAATAAGATTCACAGACTCGTATTcagctgtttttatttttaaaaatctcCTCTTAAACAGCCCATAATATAAAACTCCACTGAGCCAGTGAGGCGCCTGCAGCACACCTCAGACTGACTGACGTGGATATTATAGTGTTATGTATGGCTTATGTATGGCTTATGTATGCtttatgtattgctatgtatgtCTAATGCATCTCTTAAGTAATGTTATGTATGTCGAATGTATGTCTTTAGTAGTGTTATGCATGTCGAATGTATGTCTTTAGTAGTGTTATGCATGTCAAATGTATGTCTTTAGTAGTGTTATGTATGTATAATGTATGTCTTAAGTAGTGCCCCGTGTGCCAGTataatggagacagacagactggtgcccCCTCAACCAGCACTCTGTGGTCTTTCAATTAACATTATTCCCTCATCTACATTAGACAATGTGGCACCCtttcacccagacacacacagctgCTCCTACCCTAAACCCCCGCTCCACCACCCAATGATGAGGCTCAATAGCCCTGCAGGAGACAGGCTGTAGAAGCACAGCGGCCCAGCTTTGTTGTGTAAACTCAAATCAATAGTGATCTATTGTAAATGCTTTAATTATCTGTGTGAAAGTGGTAGTGATCTGTGTATGGACTGATAGTGATGTCCTACTACAACTCCATCTGGTTAGATAGCTCCGAGCTAGTTTACATGGTGATGGGTTGAGATGTAATGGTATTGCTCTCCTTACCTTTGGGCGTCACTGTTATGCCTGCAGTGTGGATCTCTTCTTCGCTGGCATTCAAACCGTTACCCAGAAACGTCTCActgcctggagggagagagagagagagagagagagagagagagagagagagacagagagagagagagagagagagagagacagagagagagagagagagagagagggggagagagagagagagagagagagagagagagagagagagagagagagagagagagagagagaggagggagagagagagagagagagagggagagagagagagagagagagagagagagagagagagagaggggagacagaggagagagagagagggagagagagagagagagagagagagggagagagagagagaggggagagagagagagagagagagggagagagagagggggagagagagagagagggagggagagagagagagagagagacagagagagggggagagagagacagagagagagagacagagagagagagagagagagagggagagagacagagagacagagagagagagagagagagagagagggagagagagagagagacagagagagagagagagagagacagagagagagagagagagagacagagagagagagagagagagagagaggttagaccaCAAGAACACATCCACACGTGGCACGACTAatatatattataaactgggtggttcgagccctgaatgctgattggctgaaagctgtataccacaggtatgagaaaacatatatttttactgctctaattacgttggtaaccagtttatgatagcaataaggcacctcggggtttgtggtatatgactATACCAAAGCTGGAGCCAAGCAGTTGTGCATAAGAAGAGCCCTGAgcctggtatattggccatataccacaccctctcAGGCCTTATTGATGAAATATAAGCCATTCGGTAGACACTTGATCAAAGCATAcctgcatacattttacatatgggtgaccccaggaatcaaacccacaaccctggcatttcAAACTCcaagctctaccaactgagctacagcaGACCATTCTGGTAGCTAATGTTGAATATAACTTTCAGATTGAATGTGTTAAATAAGATAACGCAACCCTTCATCCACAGACAGTAATACAAATCCATTAGATGTCATGGAGAAAACGTGCATTAGATGAAACAGTGTTATTTTGTGTGACTCTCTAATTTCATGTAAAGTTGATGCATGTTCGTAAACCGATGCTGTCGCCAGTGAAAATAAATGTTAAGTGTGGGCTCAAACCGCGGCTACCCATAGGCGTATTCTCCATCTGAGTCATCGTTTACGCACAAACCCCAGGCATGTATGGGACACACGACCATAAAGGTTTAGACCTAAAGGCTACTCACTGCAGTCACTATTGTCCTCCACGCCGCTGTCGCTGACCACTGAGCCGTCGTCCCCTAGCCCGGTGCGTCGTTTGGCTTCAGACAAGAGCAGCTCGTATTCGTACGGGACGCTTTGTGAAGGCTCTCTCAACTCCTCAACCACGTCAGCGAACTCCTGGAACAGATCAGTTAGCTCCAGCTCCAAGTCTGATAGGGGATTTAGAAAATGGTTTAAATTACAGTGGGAATAATTCAATTCATGAATTATTTTTACACGTTTATTTTAATCAGCCTATTAATAATAGGACTAAAGAGATTCAAAGTTTTTCAAAAATTTGCCATTAAAAACTAAATAATGTATACCAAACAAAATCAATCCACATTAAATCTACAACAGCAGGAatgaaatacaatttaaaaaacgctgcaataatcaatagcctaataataaaaatgtaaaaaatctaGTCAACGCTCAAGACTCGCCTGAGAAGTTCTCTGTAGACATTCTGAAAAGCTGGAATTGTGTGTCTATGACCTTTAGAAGACAGAAACTGTTCAAGAAGTGAAGTTTCAAGTTGATAGGTGGGGTCTTCTGTTTATAAAGCCTCCATAGACTCTACTCACAACCGGAAAAGACGCTCTCTGCAGCACCCAATCAGGTCACTGCGCGCGGCTTCTGTGGTTACAGTAGTGAGTGGGCGTCTCGAAAGTAACAGTAAAGGGAGAGGAAAAATTAATGAACGGAACAGTCTCAGAAACCCCAAGATAGATGCTTATGCAACTCCCCTGAACGTCACCAGGACCTGGCTTTCGGGGCTTACGCCACAAATATTTTTTTGCGCTGATGCTGCAATGGTGTAAAAATAAATTGTAGTCAACTGAATGCACCACTTAGGTAATGGAACTGTGGTTTTGTGAAACTTCCAAAGCCATCCAACCATTATAACCACTTCTCAGAATGGTGCTGTGTCTAGCAAGGTCACTTAATGATTCATTAGTATTCTACATAACAAACAGAATATAATAGCATGATAATGTCAGGCTACTCTTATACCAAAAACACCATGTCATTTCTTGTAACAATTTAGGATGATTGtgctgaaatatatatatatattttgctctAAACATCTGATTCGTTAGGCCTGTTAGTCACCCTTACATCATTCAAGAAGATCAAAATGCCTATTCCCATGAAACTGACTGGGATCAAATGGTTGGCATGCATGCAGCACGGACGTTTCACATGTAAAACGTGAAGAATTATCATTCACGATTGACAGTGATAATGACCTAAtttataataaggtaggcctcATTTGGTGTTTTAGGATTTTTAAAAGGAGACAATGTTCCTTTAGCCTCTTACAGTATGTGCAGACATAGACAATCATGCAATTtggatgttgtattgtatgtATATTCTAAAATGATTTTATACAATAGGCGTCATGTCGGTACCAACTTTCATTCAGAAATGATGGCTTAATAGACTACCTGAAACAAACAGCACTACACCACTGGTTATAAGAACTGTAAAGCAGTTGCCATGTGTGGTCAACTGGTAATTCCAGCACCGTTTTGATTGGGACTGCCTTGAGACAAGCATGGAAACTACGATTTTAGTTTTCACTGAATGTCCGTTTGGATATTTGGTTACAATTAGACTGGGAAATGTTAGCTAAATTTAGGTGAGTGCTCATGATCATTAGTCTCGCTATATAAAGCAAGGCAGCTCTTCTCTACACACGACTATAGTCTACTTTATGAGTTTCCCTGATGTTTTCCTGAACCTTCCAATACTTTTCTGATGCATTTCAGTCACTTAGCCTACTGATGCGAATACACCTTTGTACACTTTCCCCGTTAGCTATTCAAGTCATTTGACatgtgattttattgtttaacaaGGCTACATGGTATACGACGTTTCAATAACAATATAGCTGAAACCACTACTGGTTTCATTGACAGCCTACTGGATTTATTCTCGTAATTGTAGGCTAGGCTACTTGCTGATAGATTATTTGAAGTATTATAGTAACAGTAGGCCTACCTACACAATAACCTCATATGGGGTTACTGATCACAGTCGATTGAATGAATAAGAAGAAGTGTTGATTCATTTATTTGGCCTTGGAACATGGAAGAAAACATAGCGCTGCAGGAAGGGGTGCTGGAAGTGCTATAGATAAAATTAAATACGTTTGTCAAATGAAGTAATTACTCCTGTCTCTAAATGAAATCATGTCAAATACTACACTAGTATAATTTAGCCTCAGAGGATCAATAGTGTAtttaaaatgtaaatgaaatgCTTTAGATTGTGTTTTGTCACATTATGAGCGCACAGGCCTCGTCTACAGTCTGGAATCCCGCAAATAGGCGGTGGTAAATATATAACAGTTGTTTGTTGAGTTGTGGCTGTCAATGAAACAGCAGGCAGTAGCTGGACGATATTTCGCAATATTTCAAAATACAATTGCGGGGAAAAGTATGTTTGAATAGGTGAGTGCCACTGGAAAATTGGTGGataatttcctcctcatattgtagGCATAAAATCAGTGTATCCACTCTTTTCATTGACCGTTCGTTTTATTGATCTCAGTGTGTAAATGTCAGAATAGTTTGACATCTTATAAAAACATATTATTGTAATGtccccagtcatgtaaaatgacgTAGAGTTGCAGAAATGATTTTAGAAAAGGCTATTTTTTTTCTCAGAACACAAACCCCTCAGCCCCTGATTTTCAGGACTGAGCCATGAGAGTTATTCCACTCTGTTGATGGCCCTGTACAACTCACGGCCATATTTTTCCGAGGGGTTTTCAATGGGTCACAGAAATCATCTCGGAAGGAAATGAAAGAACAGAATGATGTGATTTTGCTAAAATATTTTATCTATGATTTCAACCTTTTTGTAATAAATTGTAGGGCTACTGTTGCCTATTATCTATTATAAACAGCCAATCTGTCTATCATATTGCTGTTTTCCCAGGAAAGCATCTTTACTAACATTAGCCCACCTTAAATGCCTAATTATAAAGTTACTTCTTATCATGATTTTTGTAAATTAACCCCCAAGTATTGTCACTGTAAAGGCCCATTATTGTAAAGTCACCTGAAACTATGCTAACCAACCAACAGGGGTCACTCAATAAGTGAGAATGAAACGTTACAATTCATGTCACTGCCAACACAGACCTCTGTCCTACTGACTGATTTACTGGTTGTATGAACAACatagacacacactacacatctGGGGAGGAAAGATTATAGCCCTTTTACAGTCATATTTCTATTTTTAGTTGGCCAATTTTAGAATTGGGGAAGCACTCTGTGACCACAGTGATCACTTGCCATTTGTGGCCACAGTTGACACAGGTGGAATTGGAACTTTGTGGTAGAATAACTTTCCCTAAAACAGACTTCTTTCTCATCATGTATAACAGTATGTATGTTGCCACGGTTACAGAGAAGAACCTTTTGTATGTCATATCTAACATCTCATATTCTGTTGTTCCGTTGTTCCATTCACCAGAACCATTCAGATAATCCTGTTGTATGTCATATCTAACATATTCTGTTGTTCCGTTGTTCCATTCACCAGAACCATTCAGATAATCCTGTTGTATGTCATATCTAACATCTCATATTCTGTTGTTCCGTTGTTCCATTCACCAGAACCATTCAGATAATCCTGTTGTATGTCATATCTAACATCTCATATTCTGTTGTTCCGTTGTTCCATTCACCAGAACCATTCAGATAATCCTGTTGTATGTCATATCTAACATCTCATATTCTGTTGTTCCGTTGTTCCATTCACCAGAACCATTCAGATAATCCTGTTGTATGTCATATCTAACATCTCATATTCTGTTGTTCCGTTGTTCCATTCACCAGAACCATTCAGATAATTATGTTGTATGTCATATCTAACATCTCATATTCTGTTGTTCCGTTGTTCCATTCACCAGAACCATTCAGATAATCCTGTTGTATGTCATATCTAACATCTCATATTCTGTTGTTCCGTTCACCAGAACCATTCAGATAATCCTGTTGTATGTCATATCTAACATCTCATATTCTGTTGTTCCGTTCACCAGAACCATTCAGATAATCCTGTTGTATGTCATATCTAACATCTCATATTCTGTTGTTCCGTTCACCAGAACCATTCAGATAATCCTTTTACATTTACTTTCAATTAGTCAATTCCTCAAACCACTAAACCAGAGAAAAACGCTACAGGAAGAAGGAAAAGAATACTGAGTAACCAGTTGTTCTGATTGGCTGCTGCACACTGTTCAATCAGCTTATTAGGTTACCTGTAGTGGGAGGGGCACAAGGTGTGTGAGTGTTGGCACAGCAGTTCCCAGGTAGGCTACAGGGATCCAGCCCCAGTCTTCCTCCCTACACTAGTCTGGCAGagtgggagggtgggagagaaggagagggtgttAACTGTACCCAGGTAGGCTACAGGGATCCAGCCCCAGTCTTCCTCCCTACACTAGTCTGGCAGAGTGAcaggtgggagagaaggagagggtgttAACTGTACCCAGGTAGGCTACAGGGATCCAGCCCCAGTCTTCCTCCCTACACTAGTCTGGCAGagtgggagggtgggagagaaggggagggtgtTAACTGTACCCAGGTAGGCTACAGGGATCCTGCCCCAGTCTTCCTCCCTACACTAGTCTGGCAGAGTGAcaggtgggagagaaggagagggtgttAACAGTTCCCAGGTAGGCTACAGGGATCTTCCTCCCTACACTAGTCTGGCAGAGtggagggtgggagagaaggagagggtgttAACAGTTCCCAGGTAGGCCCCAGGTCTTCCTCCCTAGTCTGCAGagtgggagggtgggagagaaggagaggggtgttaACAGGGTAGGCTCCCTGCCCCAGTCTTCCTCCCTACACTAGTCTGGCAGagtgggaggtgggggagagaaggagagggtgttAACAGTTCCCAGGTAGGCTACAGGGATCCAGCCCCAGTCTTCCTCCCCTACACTAGTCTGGCAGagtgggagggtgggagagaaggagagggtgttAACTGTACCCAGGTAGGCTGGGATCCagccccagtcttcctcctacactagtctggcagagtgacaggtgggagagaaggagagggtgttAACTGTTCCCAGGTAGGCTACAGGGATCCAGCCCCAGTCTTCCTCCCTACACTAGTCTGGCAGagtgggagggtgggagaggggaaggagaggtgttaacagttcccaggtctggcagagtgacaggtgggagagaaggagagggtgttAACAGTTCCCAGGTAGGCTACAGGGATCCAGCCCCAGTCTTCCTCCCTACACTAGTCTGGCAGagtgggagggtgggagagaaggagagggtgttAACAGTTCCCAGGTAGGCTACAGGGATCCAGCCCCAGTCTTCCTCCCTACACTAGTCTGGCAGagtgggagggtgggagagaaggagagggtgttAACAGTTCCCAGGTAGGCTACAGGGATCCTGCCCCAGTCTTCCTCCCTACACTAGTCTGGCAGagtgggagggtgggagagaaggagagggtgttAACAGTTCCCAGGTAGGCTACAGGGATCCAGCCCCAGTCTTCCTCCCTACACTAGTCTGGCAGagtgggagggtgggagagaaggagagggtgttAACAGTTCCCAGGTAGGCTACAGGGATCCAGCCCCAGTCTTCCTCCCTACACTAGTCTGGCAGAGTGAcaggtgggagagaaggagagggtgttAACTGTACCCAGGTAGGCTACAGGGATCCAGCCCCAGTCTTCCTCCCTACACTAGTCTGGCAGAGTGACAGGTGGGAGGGgtaggtgagaaggagagggtgtTAACAGTTCCCAGGTAGGCTACAGGTACAGCTACCTCCCAGTTTTCCTCCCTACTCTTAGCAGTGGTGGAGGCAGAGGTAACCCGGACAGGTGTCATGTGTGGAGGCTACGGGCCATGTGACAGATGATACTATAACCTGGGTGGGACTCCTTCAGGTCAGTCAACCATTAGTCAGTCACTTTATCACTTAATAAACCATAGGGCAATTGATCTGTCATGTCATATcttgtatctatgtaattgtctATGCTAATTACTGTAAAAAAATTACTGTAAAAATCATTGGATGTTTTAAGAATAATGCTTGATGATAGTTATTATTCACTATTAACATGGAACATCATCATGTAAATATGTAAATTGTCATATaaatgatgtgtgtgtatgttttgttAAATGCTTTTAAAAAATATAATTCCACAAGCATGTTTTGTCATTAGTCATGTTGCAGTAGGTTTGAACAGTAAGGAAAAAGAGGGTGAGATGCCCCAGATTATATTACAGTCCCTCTGCGTCcccaatgccaccctattccctaaatagtgcacctTTTTTACCATTTGGCGCtgatcaaaagaagtgcactaaatagggaataaggtgccatttaggacacgaCACAGTCCCTTCTTTTACAGTAACCACTGAGCTAGTAATGCCACTGTTAATAATAGACCACAGAAGAAAGCTGTTTCCTTCATAGCCTTCCAAGGAGGATCATTTCCTCATATGAATGTTTTTCCAACCTCACAGTGTGGACCAGGGGACAGAGGATGTCTACACTGCCGACCACAGGTGGTTATTTATTGAAACTTATTCTAGATGATCTGGTGGCCTACAGGCCTTTTGACTATTTATTTACATGACTGGATGGATTGTTGCACTTTGATATTTACTGTTGCTGTATGCTTGTAATGTATAGCTGTTGCTGATAAAGAAACGATCTCTCTATCGCAGGATGGACCGAAAGGCCCTGTGTCCTGACCAACCTCAGGCTGGGGAGTGTATCGTCCCACACGATGCCATCGTGGGCCCTGAGGCAGAGCTGTTCATGGTGGTCGTAGAGGACAGCTCTTCACTTTGACAACACTGAGATCCATCTGAGTgtctctgaggatgcggctgtcGCCACCAGTTTCTTATTGGACGACCAAGACAGTGACATGGGACGTAACGGACAGCTGCAGTACCACCTAGAGGGAGACGGTGGGTTTTTCAGTGTGACAGTAGAAGAAGAAGCAGCAATTTTGTTTTTGGTTGTGCGACAAGGACTAGACCGCGAGAAGCAGGATCTTCATGAGATGACTCTAGTGGCCACAGACTGTGGTTCTACCCCACTAAGCGTCACAGCAAAGTTATTCATAAAAGTGACTGACGTGAACAATAACTTCCCAGAGTTTAGCCTGGACAGCACCTGGACAGCACCTGGACAGCACCTGGACAGCACCTGGACAGCACCCAGAAGGTGGTTATTATAGCGGAATCACCCAGAGACACAGACCTAGACCTGGGCCCCAACGCTGCCATTACCTACTCCCTCAGCCCCATGGTCTCAGAACGGGCCAGGGAACTCTTCAGTCTGGACAGCACCCAGAAGGTGGTTATTATAGCGGAATCACCCAGAGACACAGCAGTAATCATGGTTAGAGCCACAGACCTAGACCTGGGCCCCAACGCTGCCATTACCTACTCCCTCAGCCCCAAGGTCTCAGAACGGGCCAGGGAACTCTTCAGTCTGGACAGTCACACTGGCCTGATCAGCCTGAGAGGAGAGCTCAGAGACCGCCACAGTGACAGTGTTagtgacaggggagaggaggtggtgttGATAGTGTTAGCCAGCGGCCCCCACTGCCCCCCTGCAGACACGGCATAAATGGCATAAAGATCAGGTTCATAGCAGAGCATCAAAACCAGACGATAGTGTTGCAGGAAAACCAGCCCCCCACTGTCTTGGCTTTGCTAGAGCTACCGGGGGATACTAGTAGTGTTAGAGGCTCATCGTATCTTTCCATTGAAGGAGAGGTGCCGTTCTCTTTGAGCCGGCAGAAGGGCAAATATCTCCTGTCAACATCAAAGCCCTTAGACAATGAGATGAATAGTGAATATCATGTTTCTGTAGTGAT
Proteins encoded:
- the LOC135566970 gene encoding regulator of cell cycle RGCC-like; its protein translation is MSTENFSDLELELTDLFQEFADVVEELREPSQSVPYEYELLLSEAKRRTGLGDDGSVVSDSGVEDNSDCSSETFLGNGLNASEEEIHTAGITVTPKARMGDTGDLQRFIDSLDRELAEM